A window from Heteronotia binoei isolate CCM8104 ecotype False Entrance Well chromosome 15, APGP_CSIRO_Hbin_v1, whole genome shotgun sequence encodes these proteins:
- the CWC25 gene encoding pre-mRNA-splicing factor CWC25 homolog, translating into MGGGDLNLKKSWHPQTLRNVEKVWKAEQKHEAERKKIEELQRELREERAREEMQRYAEDVGAIKKKDEKLDWMYQGPGGMVNREEYLMGRPVDKYVFQAMDDKEAGCSSETGLLPGSIFAPTGANSALDMASKIREDPLFMIRKREEEKKREVLNNPVKMKKIKELLQSSLEKKKKRKKEKKKKHKKHRHQRLSISEDEQSKAKSGEKTDSSSSWSLHPKISGYGLQVRGDDHERAFSHKPAKSPRSESLCQSPQKYSSKMSSCEAEYRRPRSPLGNTKQHNSKEEKARTGGRSPPPKKEGYRRQQASGYTRNLSAEELEWKRQEMMANAKWREEERANAVRKHQKEEARQQEWEKLGRSDGKFIHHMKLESASTSLEERVKRNIHSIQRTPAALEKNFMRR; encoded by the exons ATGGGCGGCGGAGACCTG AACTTGAAGAAGAGCTGGCATCCACAGACCCTACGCAATGTGGAAAAAGTCTGGAAGGCAGAACAGAAACATGAAGCCGAGCGAAAGAAAATCGAAGAGCTGCAGCGGGAATTACGAGAGGAGCGAGCGCGGGAAGAAATGCAGCGTTACGCAGAGGATGTGGGCGCCATCAA GAAAAAAGATGAGAAGTTGGACTGGATGTATCAAGGGCCGGGGGGCATGGTGAACAGAGAGGAATACCTTATGGGCCGCCCAGTTGATAAGTATGTCTTCCAGGCGATGGACGATAAGGAAGCAGGCTGTTCCTCAGAGACTGGCCTTCTGCCTGGCTCAATCTTTGCCCCAACAGGTGCCAACTCTGCCTTGGATATGGCCAGCAAAATTCGAGAAGATCCCCTTTTCATGATAAG gaagagggaggaggagaagaagcgtGAAGTTCTGAATAACCCAGTAAAAATGAAGAAAATCAAAGAACTG cTGCAAAGCAGtttggaaaaaaagaagaagaggaagaaagagaagaaaaagaagcacaAGAAGCACAGACACCAACGTCTAAGCATCAGTGAAGATGAACAGAGTAAAGCCAA GTCTGGTGAGAAAACTGACAGCTCGTCATCGTGGTCCCTTCATCCCAAAATATCAGGCTATGGTTTGCAG GTTCGTGGGGATGACCATgagagggcgttttcccacaagCCTGCCAAAAGTCCCAGGTCGGAGAGCCTGTGCCAGTCGCCGCAGAAGTACAGTAGCAAGATGAGCTCGTGTGAGGCAGAATACAGAAGGCCAAGATCACCTCTAGGGAACACTAAACA GCATAACAGCAAGGAGGAGAAGGCCAGAACCGGTGGCAGGAGCCCCCCTCCTAAGAAAGAAGGCTACAGAAGACAGCAGGCCTCTGGATATACCAG AAATCTCTCCGCTGAGGAGCTGGAGTGGAAGCGGCAAGAAATGATGGCAAATGCTAAGTGGCGGGAAGAAGAGAGAGCAAATGCTGTGAGGAAACACCAGAAAGAAGAAGCGCGACAGCAAGAGTGGGAGAAGCTGGGCAGAAGTGACGGGAAGTTCATACA CCACATGAAGCTAGAGAGTGCGTCCACCTCTCTTGAGGAAAGGGTCAAGAGGAACATTCACTCTATTCAAAGGACACCAGCAGCTCTAGAAAAAAACTTCATGCGAAGATGA